One Peterkaempfera bronchialis DNA window includes the following coding sequences:
- the eno gene encoding phosphopyruvate hydratase: MVNAVVNKEWPDPKGADHYAVMGVRAWEALDSRAHPTVGCVLSLEGGFEGRALVPTGASIGRFEVSDLRDGGTRYAGLGVRDAVERIEKTVAADLVGLPVGEVDARLDGPSNVTLAVSLAAARAAAAASGLPLWHYLSRGGEYSLPCPMVNVFSGGRHAEGGVRIQDFLAVPLAAKTFAEAMEVVWRVRRQAARLTEERHGTLMSRLVADEGGLAVLAGDDAEPLELLARAIEDVGEPVGVAIDVAATQIEHPEEFLGTLEGWCARYPIVSIEDPLGDDDWDGWADATRRFGHLQLVGDDLFATSAQRLEKAVGLGVANTVLVKPNQVGTLGRAAQTMAAARRHGYATVVSARSGDTEDDVIADLAVGWNAGQIKIGSIMRSERLAKYNRLLQIEALDGVPYRGWQR; the protein is encoded by the coding sequence GTGGTGAACGCCGTGGTGAACAAGGAATGGCCGGATCCCAAGGGTGCCGACCACTATGCGGTGATGGGCGTGCGCGCCTGGGAGGCACTGGACTCCCGGGCACACCCGACCGTGGGGTGCGTGCTCTCCCTGGAGGGCGGCTTCGAGGGCCGCGCCCTGGTCCCGACCGGCGCGTCGATCGGCCGGTTCGAGGTGTCCGACCTGCGCGACGGCGGCACCCGGTACGCCGGACTCGGCGTGCGCGACGCGGTGGAGCGGATCGAGAAGACCGTCGCCGCCGACCTGGTGGGGCTGCCGGTCGGCGAGGTGGACGCCCGCCTGGACGGCCCCTCCAATGTCACCCTGGCCGTCTCGCTGGCCGCCGCCCGGGCCGCCGCCGCCGCATCCGGCCTGCCGCTGTGGCACTACCTGAGCCGGGGCGGCGAGTACTCGCTGCCCTGCCCCATGGTCAATGTCTTCTCCGGCGGGCGGCACGCCGAGGGCGGCGTACGCATCCAGGACTTCCTGGCCGTCCCACTGGCGGCCAAGACCTTCGCCGAGGCGATGGAGGTGGTGTGGCGGGTACGCCGGCAGGCGGCCCGGCTGACCGAGGAGCGCCATGGCACGCTGATGTCCCGCCTGGTCGCGGACGAAGGCGGGCTGGCCGTGCTCGCCGGCGACGACGCGGAGCCGCTGGAACTGCTCGCCCGGGCCATCGAGGACGTCGGCGAACCGGTCGGGGTGGCCATCGACGTGGCCGCGACCCAGATCGAGCACCCCGAGGAGTTCCTGGGCACCCTCGAAGGCTGGTGCGCGCGCTACCCCATCGTCTCGATCGAGGACCCGCTGGGCGACGACGACTGGGACGGCTGGGCGGACGCCACCCGCCGGTTCGGCCATCTGCAACTGGTCGGCGACGACCTCTTCGCCACCTCCGCACAGCGCCTGGAGAAGGCCGTCGGCCTCGGCGTCGCCAACACCGTACTGGTCAAGCCCAACCAGGTCGGCACGCTCGGCCGGGCCGCGCAGACCATGGCGGCCGCGCGCCGGCACGGCTACGCCACCGTCGTCTCGGCCCGCTCCGGGGACACCGAGGACGATGTGATCGCCGACCTGGCCGTCGGCTGGAACGCCGGACAGATCAAGATCGGCTCCATCATGCGCTCCGAGCGCCTGGCCAAGTACAACCGGCTGCTCCAGATCGAGGCGCTGGACGGCGTCCCCTACCGGGGGTGGCAGCGGTGA